The Equus caballus isolate H_3958 breed thoroughbred chromosome 12, TB-T2T, whole genome shotgun sequence genome contains a region encoding:
- the OR6Q1 gene encoding olfactory receptor 6Q1 — MQPHTPNRTQVTEFVMVGFAGVHEARLLFFSLFLTMYLFTLVENLAIILVVGLDHRLRRPMYFFLTHLSCLEILYTSVTVPKMLAGLVGVDGGKNISFAGCLSQLFIFTFLGATECFLLAAMAYDRYVAICMPLRYGALVSWGTCIHLAAACWLVGFLTPVLPIYLMSQLTFCGPNIVDHFFCDASPLLALSCSDVTLKETVDFLVSLAVLLASSTVIAVSYGNIVWTLLHIRSAAERWKAFSTCVAHLTVVSLFYGTLFFMYVRTKLASSINFNKVVSVFYSIVTPMLNPLIYSLCNKEVKGALGRAFSLKSWKGQ, encoded by the coding sequence ATGCAGCCACATACCCCAAACCGGACCCAGGTAACAGAGTTTGTCATGGTGGGCTTTGCTGGGGTGCATGAGGCACGTCTCCTCTTCTTTTCGCTCTTCCTCACTATGTACCTGTTCACCTTGGTGGAGAACTTGGCCATCATCTTGGTAGTGGGCTTGGACCACCGGCTACGTAGACCTATGTATTTCTTCCTGACACACTTGTCCTGCCTTGAAATCTTGTACACTTCAGTCACAGTGCCTAAAATGCTGGCTGGTTTAGTTGGGGTGGATGGGGGAAAGAATATCTCATTTGCTGGATGCCTGTCTCAGCTCTTCATTTTCACCTTCCTTGGGGCAACTGAGTGTTTCCTActggctgccatggcctatgaccgctatgtggccatttgTATGCCTCTCCGATATGGGGCCTTGGTGTCTTGGGGCACCTGCATCCATCTGGCAGCTGCTTGTTGGCTGGTGGGCTTCCTCACACCTGTTTTGCCCATCTACCTTATGTCCCAGCTGACATTTTGTGGTCCCAATATTGttgaccacttcttctgtgatgCGTCACCCTTGCTAGCCTTGTCTTGCTCAGATGTCACCCTGAAAGAGACCGTAGACTTCCTGGTCTCTCTGGCTGTGCTCCTGGCCTCTTCTACAGTCATTGCTGTGTCCTATGGCAACATTGTCTGGACCCTGCTGCACATCCGCTCAGCTGCAGAGCGCTGGAAGGCCTTCTCCACTTGTGTGGCTCACCTGACTGTTGTGAGCCTCTTCTATGGCACGCTTTTCTTTATGTATGTCCGGACCAAACTGGCCTCCTCTATAAACTTTAACAAAGTGGTGTCTGTCTTCTATTCCATTGTCACGCCAATGCTCAACCCACTCATCTACAGTCTTTGCAACAAGGAGGTGAAGGGCGCTCTGGGCAGAGCCTTTTCTCTCAAGTCTTGGAAAGGTCAGtga